A single region of the uncultured Flavobacterium sp. genome encodes:
- a CDS encoding DUF1573 domain-containing protein yields the protein MKNVATFIVIALFSTIGYAQNGPKIEFAAPDNTIDYGKISKGDNGLRSFEFTNTGDAPLLITAAESTVSSVIVTKPAAAILPGKKGKIDVKYNMASGPIRKTITVETNAVNYPDGRVALKIKGEVL from the coding sequence ATGAAAAATGTTGCCACTTTTATTGTAATCGCATTGTTTTCTACAATTGGTTATGCACAAAACGGCCCAAAAATTGAATTTGCAGCCCCAGACAACACAATCGATTATGGAAAAATTTCTAAGGGTGATAATGGACTCCGCTCTTTTGAATTTACTAACACCGGAGATGCGCCACTATTAATTACTGCTGCAGAATCTACCGTAAGTTCAGTTATCGTTACAAAACCTGCGGCAGCTATTTTGCCAGGTAAAAAAGGGAAAATTGATGTAAAATACAATATGGCTTCCGGTCCTATTCGTAAAACAATTACAGTTGAAACCAATGCTGTAAACTACCCTGACGGTAGAGTTGCCTTAAAAATTAAAGGAGAAGTTTTATAG